The DNA region CTCCACTCAGCAGCTTCTTGGAGAACACATTCTGCAGACtgaacacagagagagagagcattacacctgtgtgtgtgtgtgtgtgtgtgtgtgtgtgtgtgtataagagtgtgtgtgcgcacagCACCAGTCCATGATGTTGGTGGAGAGCGCAGCAGAGAAGCCCAGCATGTTGAAGCTGATCTCAGTGGCTGTGCAGAGCGCCAGACCCGCCATCACCGGCACCAGAGACAGATTCACCCAGAACCCTGcagaacacacacgcacgcacgcaggcaggcaggcacGCACGCAGGCactcacgcacacgcacacacacacaaacacacacaaacacaaacacacacacacaaaaacaaacaaacacacacaaaaacaaacacacacacacacacacacacacaaacacacacacaaacacaaacacaaacaaacacacacacacacacacacaaacacacacagacaaacacacaaacacacacagttcagttctctagttatttttacagtgtaaattgtgacaaagcacacacacacactcatgtatgTGTATCTGCGTGTGTATCTGTTAGTGTGTATCAGTGTGCTTGTATGcatatctgcatgtgtgtgtgtgtctgtgcgtgtctTCATCTGTGGatcagtatgtgtgtgtctgtttatctgtGTGCGTATCTGCACTTGTGTGTGTACAATATGTAtccatttgcatgtgtgtgtgtgtgtatctgcatgagtgtgtatctgtatcagtgtgtgtgtgtgtaccagtGTATTCTCCCAGTATGAGGCGGgacatgatgacagtgaatatcGGCGCTGAGCTCTTCACCGTCTCAGCGAAGGAGACGGCCACATTCTTCAGGCTGACCAAACCCAGCACCACTGTGGTGAACCTGCAGAGCAGACAAACCAGTTCAGAGTCCCCGAGAGCGTCCGCCGTCACACCTCTACAGTTACAGCACAACCCAGCCCACTATTGTCAAGctgaaaacaacacacacactcataccccaCCACATAAACAACACCTCAGCCACTGCACTGCACACATATATGCTGGATACACGTACTGAAGCGCATCCATAAAGATCATTACAGTGAGAAATGCTGCTGCTACATGGAAATaaactatacacaaacacactgattattatcataattcattcaatttacttcagcttagtcctttaacaatcaggggtcaccacagtggaatgaaccgccaactatttcagcatgttttacacagcggatgcccttccagctgcaacccagtactgggaaacacccatacacactcattctcacacacacacacacacacacacacacacacacacacacactcatacactacggccagtgtagttgatcagttcccctatagcgcatgtgtttggactgaaaccggagcacccggaggaaacccacgccaacatggggagaacatgcaaactccacacagaaacaccaactgacccagccgagactcaaaccagcgatcttcttgctgtgaggccacagtgctaaccactgcgccacctctattattattgttttataatttgaataattaattatttattgaaattttaatgtttttacatgGTTTTATCATCTACATGAAGCAGAGTTTGCTGAAGACTTTTATTCAAGTGTGATGATATATTTacaactgaaattgaatattaaGTGGGGGCGGGGTTTTGTTTTTAGCCCCACCTCTCATCTTTCACTCACAGCAACTAACTAAGGATGGggtgtggctaagcatatttcccTCAATCAGAATCTTCAGAAAAGAACTGCCATTGGTCAGATTTACTTTGATTAACCGCATCATCAAAACAATCAAGTGGATTCACTTACACACGTTATTCATTGTTCAagatgtgcattttcaaaacaagCATTGATCATTTCAGGCTTGACTTTATCTGCTCAGAATACACAATATATTCAGTTACTTATAATAGACTTGCCTTTATTACTGTACATCTATTCAATAGTTAACAATATATATTGTCCATAATAATCTGAATATTTAGAttttcaaacaataaaaacattcataTCATTTATCAAGACACAAATCCCCCAAAAAAGCGCTCAGCCTAAATGAGTTGAAAATTCATCTTTTAAATGACAAACTACAGTATTTCAGCAATATTAAAAAAGTGCAGTGCGGATGTTTGCCAGGTTGAGAACCAACAGAAGCGAGTCTGACTATCGAGCCTTGTGGAAATATACATTTCTAtcatctaattccaaatgaacaataatctacgtataactgaaaagttatattctttggtttttaattatatcatttcattgacatgccagctaacctttgccttgctgactacaggctgagccaaagtgatgcaaattgtcagtttcacagcatggggtgtctattgttttctcttttcgatcaactggtcaggcggtttccgtctccagaacatgatgagatcaggcctgaaaaagcagtttaccctgccgaccacaacttttaatttgcatgctttgttttagccatatcccctcctcctaagaacacaatatagacatgaaatctttgtcttaattcagacttgtgaaagaacttgcagactgtggacctctagtaggctcttgcagacacatggacatcttaaagacactgtatgactgcagattaaccaacacgtctcaataaaggacttctgcttgtttcgagtctcctggactgggttctctcttcttttcactcatttatttttttacaacagcctaaaggctgatttaaacagtGCTCTAAATAAAAGCAGTGGCACGCATCAGAAGGattattctccatattaaaaggagattTTGCTCTAAACAACACTTATAATTTGCTCATTAATaatctcatgtggaactctgaatctgcatctcatttcagagtctgctactgtccaccagagggcgcatttcagtcacagacgcaTGCTTAGAGTCTTCCTgactgatgaatgaatgaaatacgctgttttccaccatctggcaacccgggtgctggaatataattggctaaactggcagtgggcggagttacagagaccaaaacaaagacagccactCCAGCACGTAACACACATGTCcacagcagaatatctgactccagcattgtgtttcagataaacaagagagttccctgagcatgtttctgaatatcTGCACACAGATGATGCTGCTTTATGATGCAGAAGAGTCAGAGACTGACATACAGCAGCTTTAATACGTTATGTTTGTTATGTGGCTCGGTCATTCCGCACAGCACGTGAATAAAGAGTGAGCGCACCTCATGAGTCCCACAAACAGCATGATCATGATGAAGTTGGAGGGATATTCAGAGCGGGATTTATGCTGGTACAGCGGACACGGCACAAACATCTGCACACAGCCGATCACCGTCGTGGACAGCATCTGGACGGCACCTGAGATACACCATAAAGACATTTAAGAGTAAAATACGCTTGGAAAAGATTCATTTCAAGTTTCATTTAAATCACAGCGGCCTCATTGGTCCACTAGTCAAGATTGACAATCACTCCAGTGGGACTCGTGGCTGTTTAGCAGGTGGGGATGCATTTTTTTCCAGGAGATTCACATAATATAGACACCCGTCCAAGTTCTGGGGTTTacacattcactggccactttattaggtacacctgtccaactgctcaatgcaattgtctaatcagccaatcacatggcagcagctcactgcatttaggcatgtagacatggtcattcctcaacaacatgaaagcatggatcatcctgccttgtgtcagcggttcaggctggtggtggtggtgtaatggtgtgggggaggttttctttggctccattagtaccaattgagcatcaacgccacagcctacctgagtattgctgctgaccatgtccatccctttatgagcacagtgtctccatcttctgatggctacttccagcaggataacgcagcatgtcataaagctcaatcatctcagactggtgaacatgacgatgagttcactgtactcaaatggcctccacagtcaccagagctcaatccaatagagcagctttgggatgtggtggaacgggagattggcatcatggatgtgcagccgacaaatctgcagcaactgtgtgatgctgtcatgacaatatggagcaaaatccctgaggaatatttccagtagcttgttgtatctacgccatgaaggattaaggcagttctaaaggcaaaagggtctaacccggtactagtaaggtgtacctaataaagtggccattgagtgtgcacatatatatatatatatatatatatatatatatatatatatatatatatatatatgtgtttatattaaTATGAATTTCCTGTAATCATGGACAGATGAAgtaccagagtgtgtgtgtgtgtgtgtgtgtgtgtgtgtgtgtgtgtgtgtgtgtgtgtgtgtgtgtgtgtgtgtgtgtgtgtatgtgtgtgtactacTCACCCAGCATGCTGGGTTCTCCCTCCAGCAGTGAGAGGATGTATTTGTTGAGGAAGAGTGTGCAGAAGCTGAAGAAGTACCAGAGTGTGAGGTGTGTGAGTGCTCTGGAGCTCCAGATGCCGGCGTCGGCTTCGATCACGGTGGTTTCAGTGATGGTGATCTTCAGCACGGGCTCTCCGGGTGTGCTCTCGCTGCGGGACAGACACACACGCTCCGGACGCGCCCAAAACGATAATCTGGAGGACCGGTCTCCGCCGCCGCCGCCGCTCATGGTGATGCAGGACGGAGGAAAACTCCAAATAACTAGCAGACTTtacatactaacacacacacagagagaggtggacgtCTGCAAACACAGGATAACACACtcattaattttaatgtttaattggaATTCTTTCATGATTTACTCTCTTTTTACTTATTTCAAAACTTGAGCACTaaagaagatatcttgaagaatgttggaaactggtaaccatccACTTCCATACTATtcgttttcctactatgaaagtcaatagatacagggttccagcattcttcaaaatgtcttct from Danio rerio strain Tuebingen ecotype United States chromosome 8, GRCz12tu, whole genome shotgun sequence includes:
- the si:ch73-236j9.2 gene encoding si:ch73-236j9.2 isoform X1 is translated as MSGGGGGDRSSRLSFWARPERVCLSRSESTPGEPVLKITITETTVIEADAGIWSSRALTHLTLWYFFSFCTLFLNKYILSLLEGEPSMLGAVQMLSTTVIGCVQMFVPCPLYQHKSRSEYPSNFIMIMLFVGLMRFTTVVLGLVSLKNVAVSFAETVKSSAPIFTVIMSRLILGEYTGFWVNLSLVPVMAGLALCTATEISFNMLGFSAALSTNIMDCLQNVFSKKLLSGDKYKFSPPELQFYTSAFAVIMLIPAWIFLMDFPGIGKSERSFKLSQDIVVLLLLDGALFHLQSVTAYALMGRISPVTFSVASTVKHALSIWLSIIVFSNPITVVSAIGTLMVFVGVLLYNKAKQFQRDALIQHALDQSTEAEQKPMIQNGDVTSTKLT